Proteins encoded together in one Anopheles darlingi chromosome 3, idAnoDarlMG_H_01, whole genome shotgun sequence window:
- the LOC125955731 gene encoding serine protease SP24D-like: MTMIPRANTALVLLASLVDANGSRIVDGENAERGQFPYQVTLTQKLLVLCGGVLIHERFFLTAAHCLFDANNTLFPLNSLNVFYGSEKLFSNGKYNRISKVLVHDQYEHGNTQYDLALVEVRRSFELSFNAQPIALAESALEEQQTLTVSGFGRTSEAGNTSFKLKHAELSTLSSADCQTASGDGWYEGALCLDTSSGAGFCTGDYGGPAVFNGTLVGIGSYTVGGRCGTGQPDVFVDVGHFSGWVQSQIDGKEDE, from the exons atgacgatgatcccCCGGGCTAATACAG CGCTAGTGCTGCTAGCCTCGCTAGTGGACGCAAATGGATCGCGCATTGTCGATGGAGAGAACGCCGAGCGTGGCCAATTCCCGTACCAAGTGACGCTAACACAGAAGCTGTTGGTACTGTGCGGTGGTGTGTTGATCCACGAGCGATTCTTCCTCACCGCTGCTCACTGTCTCTTCGATGCCAACAACACCCT ATTTCCCTTGAACAGCCTGAACGTGTTCTACGGTTCCGAGAAGCTGTTCTCGAATGGCAAGTACAACCGCATCAGTAAGGTGCTGGTGCATGATCAGTACGAACATGGTAATACTCAGTACGATCTGGCACTGGTTGAGGTACGCCGTAGCTTCGAGCTGTCCTTCAACGCTCAACCAATCGCACTGGCCGAGAGTGCTCTGGAAGAACAACAGACTCTGACCGTTTCCGGATTCGGACGTACCTCGGAAGCTGGAAATACCTCGTTCAAGCTAAAGCACGCCGAACTGAGCACACTGTCCAGTGCCGATTGTCAGACGGCTAGCGGTGATGGATGGTACGAGGGTGCCCTCTGTCTCGATACTAGCAGTGGTGCTGGTTTCTGTACC GGAGATTACGGTGGTCCAGCGGTGTTCAACGGTACGCTAGTTGGTATCGGTAGCTACACGGTCGGTGGACGATGCGGTACCGGTCAGCCGGATGTGTTCGTCGATGTCGGTCACTTTAGTGGCTGGGTGCAGTCACAGATTGACGGCAAGGAAGACGAATAA
- the LOC125957589 gene encoding uncharacterized protein LOC125957589 isoform X1, with product MQPVVVALFAIFGMSACTGETTFEQYVELMFQADAVFESLCLRKTNDTSEAQRMVAANIELQNCVNRFHDPQNFTNSLDELTVEKRKQFIDFNCAEFEEIKKCYIPFERQMKVCLSERDLSMAKTLIILEKEFEFICENEGVNVVPMYRSNYSFCAGNLNVLLQQCSVSKWQQLRRKTISTMTAQDCSTFEELSNCFRDNINKCGAPLFAQLFYIRYRDIVKQTPCSELLAASED from the exons ATGCAACCGGTGGTCGTTGCACTGTTTGCCATCTTCGGAATGT CAGCTTGCACTGGAGAGACGACATTTGAGCAGTACGTTGAGCTCATGTTCCAGGCCGACGCCGTTTTCGAAAGCCTGTGTCTGAGGAAAACCAACGATACCAGCGAGGCGCAGCGTATGGTTGCGGCCAACATCGAGCTACAGAACTGTGTCAACCGTTTTCACGATCCGCAGAATTTTACCAACAGTTTGGATGAGCTAACCGTCGAGAAGCGGAAACAGTTTATCGATTT TAATTGTGCCGAGTTTGAAGagataaaaaaatgttacATTCCATTCGAGCGCCAGATGAAGGTGTGCCTAAGCGAGCGCGATCTTTCGATGGCCAAGACGCTGATCATCCTTGAGAAGGAGTTTGAGTTCATATGCGAGAACGAGGGGGTCAACGTGGTGCCAATGTACCGCTCGAACTATTCCTTCTGCGCCGGCAATCTAAatgtgttgctgcagcagtgcTCGGTGTCGAAATGGCAACAGCTACGAAGGAAAACCATCTCAACTATGACCGCACAGGATTGCAG TACGTTCGAGGAGCTGTCCAACTGCTTTCGGGATAACATTAACAAATGTGGTGCACCGTTGTTCGCTCAACTCTTCTACATACGCTATCGGGATATCGTGAAACAGACGCCCTGCAGTGAGCTACTGGCTGCTAGTGAAGATTAG
- the LOC125957589 gene encoding uncharacterized protein LOC125957589 isoform X2, producing MQPVVVALFAIFGMSCTGETTFEQYVELMFQADAVFESLCLRKTNDTSEAQRMVAANIELQNCVNRFHDPQNFTNSLDELTVEKRKQFIDFNCAEFEEIKKCYIPFERQMKVCLSERDLSMAKTLIILEKEFEFICENEGVNVVPMYRSNYSFCAGNLNVLLQQCSVSKWQQLRRKTISTMTAQDCSTFEELSNCFRDNINKCGAPLFAQLFYIRYRDIVKQTPCSELLAASED from the exons ATGCAACCGGTGGTCGTTGCACTGTTTGCCATCTTCGGAATGT CTTGCACTGGAGAGACGACATTTGAGCAGTACGTTGAGCTCATGTTCCAGGCCGACGCCGTTTTCGAAAGCCTGTGTCTGAGGAAAACCAACGATACCAGCGAGGCGCAGCGTATGGTTGCGGCCAACATCGAGCTACAGAACTGTGTCAACCGTTTTCACGATCCGCAGAATTTTACCAACAGTTTGGATGAGCTAACCGTCGAGAAGCGGAAACAGTTTATCGATTT TAATTGTGCCGAGTTTGAAGagataaaaaaatgttacATTCCATTCGAGCGCCAGATGAAGGTGTGCCTAAGCGAGCGCGATCTTTCGATGGCCAAGACGCTGATCATCCTTGAGAAGGAGTTTGAGTTCATATGCGAGAACGAGGGGGTCAACGTGGTGCCAATGTACCGCTCGAACTATTCCTTCTGCGCCGGCAATCTAAatgtgttgctgcagcagtgcTCGGTGTCGAAATGGCAACAGCTACGAAGGAAAACCATCTCAACTATGACCGCACAGGATTGCAG TACGTTCGAGGAGCTGTCCAACTGCTTTCGGGATAACATTAACAAATGTGGTGCACCGTTGTTCGCTCAACTCTTCTACATACGCTATCGGGATATCGTGAAACAGACGCCCTGCAGTGAGCTACTGGCTGCTAGTGAAGATTAG